From Acidobacteriota bacterium, one genomic window encodes:
- a CDS encoding 1-acyl-sn-glycerol-3-phosphate acyltransferase, which yields MSTFRSIIGTLAFFGLTFGIYAVWFVGSLVIPNKQYWRQVIFKYWACGFARLSGMKIEVIGTPPKPPFFLVCNHLSYVDIPTLRCVVEGVFVAKREIRDWPVAGRIISDFGQIFIDRTNRRDIPRAGDEIVRKLDEGEGVIIFPEGTSTKGEDVLPFNSSFLEFAAKTGLSVSYASLTYETPAGDLRASDSVCWWDETGFFDHLYRFFGLSGFTAVIRFGDAPITNPNRKELAHELREKVRESFIPVI from the coding sequence ATGTCGACCTTTCGATCCATTATCGGGACCTTGGCTTTTTTTGGATTGACCTTCGGGATCTATGCGGTCTGGTTTGTCGGCTCGCTCGTTATTCCCAACAAGCAATACTGGCGCCAAGTCATCTTCAAATACTGGGCGTGCGGTTTTGCGAGGCTGTCCGGAATGAAGATCGAAGTCATCGGAACCCCGCCGAAACCGCCGTTCTTCCTGGTCTGCAACCACCTGAGTTATGTCGATATTCCGACGCTGCGGTGCGTCGTCGAAGGGGTCTTCGTCGCCAAAAGGGAGATCAGGGATTGGCCGGTCGCGGGTCGCATTATCAGCGACTTCGGACAGATCTTCATTGACCGGACCAATCGCCGCGACATTCCGCGCGCCGGAGACGAGATAGTCCGGAAACTGGACGAAGGCGAGGGTGTGATAATTTTTCCCGAAGGGACGAGCACCAAGGGCGAAGACGTTTTGCCGTTCAATTCGTCGTTCCTTGAATTCGCCGCCAAGACCGGTCTTTCGGTTTCCTACGCGTCGCTGACATATGAAACGCCGGCGGGCGATTTGCGCGCCAGCGACTCAGTCTGTTGGTGGGACGAGACCGGTTTTTTCGATCACCTCTACCGCTTTTTCGGATTGTCCGGATTCACCGCCGTGATCCGTTTCGGTGACGCTCCGATCACAAATCCGAACCGCAAGGAACTCGCCCACGAACTCCGCGAGAAGGTGCGGGAAAGCTTCATTCCGGTCATTTGA